DNA sequence from the Maribacter dokdonensis DSW-8 genome:
CCGTACTACCGTCATTAACAAAACAAAGGTGATAGCCAAGGTTGCTATGTGCAAAATCTTTAAACTCGGTGCCAGAAAGACGTTCTTCTTCATTATAACAAGGAATAACAACACCAACACAGTTTTTTTGCAGCATTCTACCGCCAGTAGAAATTTCAGTTTTTAGTTCAACAACCGGTGCTCCAATAAGTCTTTTAATACGTGCAGACATTTCTGACAAGCTCACTGGCTTTTTCATATAGTCATCTATGCCCAGCGTAAAGCCATCCATAATAATAGCTTCTTCCGTGTTGCCCGACATTACTAAAACAGGCGTAGCATTTCTTTCGCCCCCTTTAATATGTTTCACAACTTCTAAACCAGAAATATCTGGCATGTTTATATCAACAAGGACCAAATCTGGTTGAAAAGAGTCATACAACTCAATTCCCTTCTGGCCAGAATCAGCAGTCATCACATCATAGCCAAGTTCAGTTAGTCTTTTTTCAACAGATAAGAGTATCAACTGTTGATCATCTATGGTTAGTATTTTCATGATTTAAAAAGTAAGATTTAACCTACATATAACGCAGTATTTTTAAAAAATTGTAAGTATTTAAGAAAGTTTTAGTATTTAAAAAAAATCATACACCAGCTAAATCACTGGTTTTAAGTTGTAAGCGTTTCTTACTTAATAGTCATTTAAGTAAGAATCTAATTGATCTTGATTATTTAATTTCAACCATTGTAGTCCCTATTAATAAAAAGGAGTAGCTAACCACACTACTCCTCTTTGCACTTAACCTAACCAAAAAGTTTAAAACACTATATTCTTTTCTACCAACGGAACATCTAAGGTGAAACCTTTAGACTTGGCCACTTGTATTACCTTAAAGTATTCTATATACATTTTTGCCACTTTTGACATGGGTATAGCGCTTGCCGCTCTGTAATTAGCTTTGGCTAAATACTCGCGATAAGAATCATGGACCAATATATTTTCTATGGCATCTGCCAATGATGATACACTATTTGAATTAAAAAATTCACCCTTATACCCTTCTTCTTTAATCAACGTACTTAAATCTCCAAGCTCAGGTAAAACAACAGCTTTACCATAACTACCTGCCTGATGTAGTACACCGGAGCTACCTGTGGTAGAAGTATATGGAAATACCACAACTGCACTTTCTTCAAATATTGTAGGCACATTGCCTTCTTCTACATAACCGGTAAAGCATAATTGATCTACATGTGCATACTTCTTTTTAACGCTTTCTAAATACCCAGGAGTATTAGGGCTATCTGTACCAGCTATGACAATCTCCAAATTTTGATTAGTACGCCTTCTGATCAACTCTATGGCATCGATCATTATTTCCAACTTTTTATATGTACCAAATTTTCCAAAAGCCAATATCTTCTTTGGTCCGGCAGGTAAACTAAAATCAGGTTCTTCTGGTGTTTCAAAAGAGCCGTGAGGAATTAAGGCCACGTTTCTAGATTGATATTTGTTTTCCAGAATAGTTTGATATTTACCCATAGTTACTGCAACAACATCTGAAGTCAGCACCAGTTTTGTTAATAGATTACCTATACCGCTATAAATTTTTTGAAAAAATTTATTTGAAATAATACCTACATTATTTAAATCTACCTGCTCTATAATATTATGCATTAATGATATGGTAGGTATACCTTTCATCTTACACAATAACGGTAACATTAAGCCTAACGCTGCCGGTATTTTTTTATCTCCGAACTTTAAAAATTGGAGGTTAAAAAGTACAGCATCCGGTTTGGTAGAAGCAATGACTTTATTAACCTTAAATACATTGGTGTAGTCATTAAAATTCCAGCATTCTTTAACTGTGACTTTACATCCTTTTTCTTCAAAATTCAAATCTTTTTCACCTTTGGTCTTATCGGTAATCAGAATAATTTCTGTGACCTCTTTTTGTAATCTAAAGTGTTTTACCAAGTGATATCCATACTCGGTCAAGGTTACTTTACTAGGGGGGTATGCGGTTACAATAGCAAGTTTCATAAGGTTAAGTTTTAAAATCTATTGGGTTATTTCTGGTACAAATATCCAGTAAATACAAAGCTTTTAAGATGGATTTTAGGTGGATGAAGCTTTACTGTAGACGAACGGGAGCTATTATAGGTTAAGCAAAAACTCAGAACACAAACAACACAAAATCAATACGTTAAAAACAATCTGCAATCACTACAACAAACTAACTGAGCCATATAAGCAGGAACTAAAGAGCTATTTGCCCACTTCTAAAAGCTAAATTTCAACTAACCTTTTTTAGTATTAGATTATGGCTTACATAAAGAAGTTGTGCAACAAGAAGCGCTACCATGGCTATAACATAAACTTGAATTATAACTACCAAGCTGTTATGAAAAAATGCCAATAATATAATCTGTGAAAGACCTACCACACCCGATATTATTACGGGAAGATACTTACCCAATGATAAATAGTAATAGGTAAGCACACTAGAGATAGCAAACAATAGTGTAGCCAAAACATATTGAAATAACAATGGTGAAAAGTCAACAATATTTAAAAGAGTTTCTGAAAATGAAACGCATACCATTGCAATAATGGAACTGACCATTACAGCATACAAAGAATATTTTAAGGCTTTTGAAATGGTAATCTTAAACTTTCTATCGTTTTCGGTTACATTGGAAATCAAAATTACCGCGACTACCCAAAAAACGAAATAAACAAAATGTCCGATCAAAGCCATTGATGCATACACCTTTGCTTCTATAACACCTAAGTAGTGCTTAACTAAAAATAAATGTATATAACTGATTGTTACATGTACGAGCTCATAACATGCTATCAACACTATAAAGTTTTTAAATCTATTAAATGCCATAGCGTTATTGACACCAATAGTTGAATCTTTTGATATTATTTGGTGATACGAAAAGCCAAACAAAACCAACATCAGTACTAAGCTTATGAGCAGAAAGGGCATACCATATGCCGTACCTGTTAAAAACCTACTTAAAAATTGATTGGCAATATAATTACCCCCAATGACAAAGACAGATACGCTCGTCATTAATAATTGTTCTGGAGATAATTCTGTAAGTACTACTTTATTTGTTCCCATTATTATCCTTTTAGTGTCTGTGTAAATAATTTCATTTGACATCAAATTTCTGAACAACTGCCCTTTATTTTGTGGTAGTTTAGGTGGTTTACACATTACTGTAGACCAATGGCAATTATCTTACTTCTAGAATAATAGGAGACCTTTTAACTTTACAATATTCTTCTAAACAAATAAATCGCAATAATTACCGTTAGGTATTTGTAGTATTAATCTGACTTTTAAATGATCCGAAAAATAATATTCCTATTTCTGGTAACCACATCTGTGCTAACCGCGCAATCTGATATGACCAAAGGCTTTGGTTTACTTGAGCAAGGTAACTTTCAAGAGGCCGAACTATTTTTTGGAGAATACCTTAAAGAAGATCCTAACAATAAAACTGCAAAGCTATGTTATGGCAGGGCCGTTGGCCTAAGCGGTGAGCCTAAAAAAGCCACAAATTTGTTCTCTGAGCTATTAAAAGAATACCCGGGCGACTTTGAAATTTTAATCAATTATAATGAGTCCTTTCTATGGGCAAAAGAATATGAACAGGCCAAGCCGTTATATGCTGACTTAGTGGAAAAATTTCCTGAAAAATTTGGTGCCGTTTTGGGTTATGCAAATACGTTAAGTAACTTAAAAGAGTACAAATCAGCTTTAAGTTGGGTAGAAAAAGCTATTGCCCTTCAGCCAGAAAATGAAAGTGCCAAAATTTCCAGAAAGTATATGAGACTGGGCTATGCCAATAGTTTTGTAAACAATCAACAATATAAAAAGGGAGAACAAACGCTCAAAAAAATCTTTGAAGATTTTCCTAATGATAAAGATGTATTACTTAATCTAGCCAATCTTTATTTAATAATAAAACAAGGAGAAAAGGCTAAGAACATGTACGCACGTTACGCAACAAATCAAAAAGATTCTATTACCGCTTTAAATGGCATTGCTTTGGCAGAACATATAAATGAGAACGATAAAGAAGCTTTAAGAATCTCAAAAACTGCAACGGTTAAGGTAGATCAAATTGATGATGTTCCCTTAACAGAAAGTACTTATGACCGATATGTACAAGCTTTGATCTGGAATAGAAAATTCATGACGGCAAAGAAAAAAATAGATAGCTTAGAAGTGCATTATCAAAACAGAAATTGGATACATGCGTTGAGGGCAACCTTAGGTTTATATACCGGTGATGCAAAATCTAGCGTTAAAAGCTACGACAGGATCTTGGCCAATGACAGTGCGTCATTTGATGGTAACTTAGGTAAGGCAAATGCGCTTTTTGCATCTGACAGAATTATTCCTGCATACAAAATGGCCAATCAAACTTTAAAGTTTTATAAGAATCAAAAAGATGCTAAAGGCTTTATAGAAAAGCTGAATTTGATGCACACCCCCACCGTAGAAGAACATGCCGCCTACACTTTTGATAATGGTAACAATACCGCTTTCTTTACCAATACCACTGTAGACGTCCCTTTTTCAACCAAGTTTAAAACAACATTATCATATCTTTATAGAACTACCGAAAATACTGTAACGGTAAATAAGGCAAACTCTCATGTGGTAGTAGCCGGGCTTCATTACAAATTGTTTCCAAAGGGACTCTTAAAAGCTAATGTAGGTATCAACAACTCTAGATTTTTAGATGATTCTTACACCCAACCCGTAATTGATATAAAGTTAGACCTACAGCCGTTTAAAATGCAGAACCTAACTTTAGGATATCAACGTGAAGTGCAAAACTTTAATGCCGAACTAATTGAGCGTGAAATTATTCAGAACCATTATGGGATGAATTACAACCTTGGTACCAATGTTAATTTTGGGTGGTACACACAATTAATGCATACCCAGCAAAGCGATGAAAATGTAAGAAATCTTCTATTTACCTCATTATATTACAATGTGCTTAGAAAACCTGCTTTGAAAATGGGATTAAATTATCAATATATCACCTTTAAAGATCAGGTGCCAACTATTTATTTTAGTCCAGAAAAATACCAAGCAGTAGAAATATTTGCAGATGTTAGAGGAAAGATTTCGGAGAAAACCACCTATGCTGTTAGTGCCGCAACAGGGATACAAAAAGTAGAGGAAGACCCAAATACTAATATCTTTAGAGCAGAAGCCTCTGTTAAACATCAATTTTCAAAAAGATTTAGTTTAAGTATATATGCCAAATACAGTAATATTGCATCTGCTACAGCCGCTGGTTTTGAGTTTACAGAAATTGGCTTAAAAGCGAAATGGTTGTTTCTTAAAAAACCACTATTCCATAAAAAACTAAACTTTGACTAGTTCTCCTATATATCAAATAAATTTCGCATTTGAACATTTCATTTAAAAGCAAAATAGACATAATTGTAGGGTTCTAAAATTACTTTCCTTTTTTCCTACAAAATACATTGCCAATCCATTAAAAAATCAACATTATTTTTGAAATACGATAATAATATAGTAATAAATGTAAGAATTTTATTTACTTTAGCGTAAGATACACATACACTTCCCTAGCCAAGAATTACTAATTAAAATGAAACTCTAATTGATATTTTATGTGGAAGAGAGTTTTAAAAATGTTTTTAGGATTATACCTACCGTTGTTGGCCCTTACGCTATATGTCTTTTACGCTCAAAAAGAAAAACAGATTGCAGGATTATCTGAATACCAAAAGCGCGATGCTAAAATAAAAAAAGAGTACTTTCTTGAGCAATGTAATACATTACTTCACGATACCAAGTATTGGTCCAACTTAGCATACCCCGTTAATTTTGACCCCATGAACAAGCACACTGCATTCATGGATCGTTATATAGAACTAATAAAAGAAATTACCGATTATGACCAATTTCGTTTCATTGATTTAAACGGAAAAGAGTTTTTTAGAGCTGTAAGAAATGGTGCAGACTCCGTTACCATTGGTAATCTACAGAACAAAGAAAATCATTTATACGTAAAAGAAGGGCTGGCACTACAAAAGAATCAGCTATACCTTTCACATATTAGTCTTAACAGAGAAAATGGTGCAATTGAGAAACCACATAAACCCGTCATTAGAGCGGTAGCACCCATATTTGACACCACTGAAACTAAAATAGGCTTGGTAGTCATCAACTTTAAAATGAAAAGGGTTCTTGACCAACTTAAAAACAAAATAGCCGATACCGAACTATACCTCTTAGATGAAAGCCAACGTGTAATTAGTAGTAGCTTACACAAAGAAGACTTACCCTATGAATCTGGTAAAGTAGATGATCTTTTACCTAAAAATCTAATATCCATAGCTGTAGGTACTACCCGTGACAGTACTATAATAGAAAAAGAACACATTTGGCGCTTACAGCCCATTATACTGAATGGAACGTCCAATTCTTTTGGATCAGCAACCAATATAGCATCTGAAATAGTAACGCCTACCAATTGGTTTATGATTGTAGAAATTCCTCCAAGGCTGATAGCTGCAAATACAAAACCTTTATACGACAGCCTAATAACGTTTAATGCAATTTCAATTGTAAGTCTATTGACATTGTGTTATGTTTTTCAAAAAAAGAAATCAGAGAAAGAACTTTTTTACAAAGAGCTAGAAAGCAAAAATATATTGTTGACCAGAAATAAAAATAAATTAGAAGAAAACAATATCAAGGTCATCAAAATGAACAATAGGTTAGAAATTAGAAACAAGCAGCTAAGCGATTTTAACTATTTAATTTCCCATAACCTGCGTTCTCCTGTTACCAGTATGTCTGTTATTGTTGAAATGATACAGAAAGAAAAAAATCCAGAAATACTAAATCAATTACTACCAAAGTTAGATCAAGTTGCAAAAAGCATTACCAACTTAACCAAAGACATTAACGAATATGTGTCTATTTTGGATAATAAAGAAATTAAACAGTCAAATATTGACCTGACGGAACTTATTGAAGAAGTAAAACATGAGTTTACCGAAACGCTATTAGATGATAGCGATTTTAATGTATTGGTGAAATTAGATGCGTGGAACCATATAACCTTTTCAAAATTCTATTTGCAGAGTATTATACAAAATTTAGTTTCCAATGCCATTAAATATAAGAGAGACAATGTTGCTTCACATATTGAATTTGAATCGGCTATAGAAAATAAACATAATGTGTTATATGTACGTGATAACGGTATGGGTCTAAATCTGGAAAAACATGGTGAAAATGTATTTAAATTATATAAGAGATTTCATAGAAACATATCTGGAAAAGGTATGGGTCTCTTTTTAATAAAATCTCAATTAGAAGCTTTACATGCAACAATAACTATTGACAGTAAAGTTGGAGAAGGAACAACGTTCAAAATAAAATTTTAAAATTATGGATACAAAGCCAAACATATTACTAATAGATGATGATGAGCTTTACTTATATTTAATGGAGAAAACAATTCAACAATTATCAAAAGAATTGATTGTATCTACTTTTACAGATGGTGAACAAGCCGTTGAATACATTGCTGAATGTACCAATCAAAAACTGGAACTCCCCGAAGTGATATTTTTGGATATCAATATGCCATTTTTAGATGGTTGGGGCTTTTTAAATGAATTTAAAAAGCTAAAACCAAAAATTTTAAATGACATTAACATCTATATGGTGAGCTCATCTATGCGAGATAGCGATATAAAAAGAGCATCACATTTTGAGGAGCTAACCGGCTATGTTGTAAAACCGGTAAACAAACTACAATTAGCAGAAATATTCAAAAAGATTTACCACGAAAATTGGTAAAAACCCTATCCAGCTATCATATCTTATAGCAAGTTTAATCTGCGCATTAATTCGGGGCGGTTAGAACGGCTTATAGGTACAACGTTCTTGGCTATCAATACACTATTATCCTCAATATCAATAATTTTAGTGAAATTTATAATATAGGAACGGTGAATTTGCAAAAACAGCCTTTCAGGTAATTTTTCTTTTATTTTCTTTAATGTAGTGTGAACCCTGTAATCTTCCTTCTCTGTTTTAACGTCAATATAATCACCCTTAGCTTCAATGACTAAAATCTCGTTCAATTTTAATTTAATAAGTCTTCTATCTATATTAATATAAAGATCTTCGCCCTCTTCCTTTTCTTTACCTGGTGCTACTGTCTGCATAGGTTTATGAGCTGGAAGGCTTGAAATCTTATCAATACACTTTTCAAACCTCTCTTGGGTAATTGGTTTAACTAAATAATCAACAATACTTTCATATTCGTAGGCAGCAATAGCAAAATCGGTATCAGAGGTAGTTAATACTATTTTTGGTGGATCTTTTAAGGTCTGTACAAAGTCAACACCACTAAAGCCAGGCATGTGTATATCTAAAAATATAACATCTATAGTTTGTTGGTTTAAAAACTTAATGGCCGATATGGCATTATCAAACTCTTCAATAACATCTAAATCCGGAATCTTTGAACACAATTGTCTAACAATTGCCCTTGCCATAGCTTCGTCATCAATAATAATACAGTTCATTTATATTGTTTTAATATATTCATCAATAGTTTGGAGAACTTTTATGAATTTTGACTTACTATCTTCTTTTCCTTCTAACAATTCCATTTCATAGGCTACTGCAAGTTTGTATGAATCTTGCATTCCTAAAATATTGAACTTGTGCTTTAACTTATGTACAATTTCTGCTGTTTCCTTAAATCTAGTATTGGTTACATGACCAAAATACTCTTCTTTCTCTAATGGAAACTCTGTTTTTATAATATCTATGAACTGACCTCTAAAGGCAACATCATCACCTGCAAGTTCATCAACATAATTTAGGTTTGGTTGCTCTATCATGTATTCTTTTTTAAAGTTATAAAAAATGTGGTACCCACATTTTCTTCTGACTCTAACCAAACACTACCTTCATAAAGAACTGTAATTTTCTTAACAATTGCAAGTCCAATACCCGTAGCATTATTGGTAGTTTCTAATTTTTTAAACATTTGAAAAATTCCTTCTTGGTGATTAGTTGGAATTCCTTTTCCGTTGTCACTAACACTAAATTTCCAAAACAAATCATCTGGCTCATAACCAACTTCAATAATCCCATTTTCCAGATGTTCCGTTGCCGTAATCGCGTTTAGAAATAGGTTCATGAACAATTGTTCTAACCGCTCTCTTTCAAACTCCATCTTAGGCAAATCATTTGCATATTTGAACGTAACGTTTTCTGGAACATAGATAGTCTTCTCTATATCCCTTAAACTTTCTTCTAGGCTAAAGAGAACTCTATGCTCCTTGGTCTCACCCATTGTAGCATGGTTTAGAATACCAGTAACCAGCTTATCCATTTTTATAAGATTCTCAGATACCAATGAGCAGTTATCTTTACTGGTCTGTGAGAAATTATCTTTCTCATCTTCCATTATCCAGTTCATTAATGCACTAATATTTCTTATCGGTGATCTTAGATCATGAGAAACCATATGCGCATAATTGTTCAAAGACTCGTTCTGGTTTTCTAAATGTGCCACCAATTTATCTTTCTCCAAGGTCATATTAGACACCTTAGATGCCAAATTACTTATATATGATGCCAAGTGTTCCGCGTTGAATTCGTTCTGAATATCAAAATCAAATTCTTGTTCATCGTTTAAATTCTCTCTTAAACTTGCTATGGCCTTTTCCAATGAAACAAGAATGTTCTTTTGTTGTAATGCCTCTTTCTGTAATTTTTTATTTGCCTCAAAAAGTTCATCTGAACTAATAGTAGACGCTCTATGGAGCATAGAAAATTTATCGTCAAAATTTTCATATGACTTGCCAATGGCTTCCAAAAAGCTCTCCATTTCTGGGTGCGCTTTTAATTCGTCCGGTAGATATTTTCGTATTTGTCTTTTTAAGAGAGAATGCATTATTCACTAAATAAAGTTAGGGTCATGGTCTGGTTGTGCAATTTACAACTATCTTGACCACTAAATGGCGCCATTTCCCCATAAGAGTAAAACCCACTTATAACTGTATTATCTCCAATTACCGCTTTCACCTCTTCAATTTCCTCTTCGGTACGTTGGTCCATAACCAGTTTTCTTCCAATACAACTGATCAATAAAGCCAACTCAGGAGAACTTTTTCTATTTTCCATTGCCAACTCTGCTGCGTGAAAAGCCCCATTTGCTATATCATCTACAGATGACATCATTAATTGTACCCTGGCACCTTCTGGAATGTCACCTGCAAGGGTCATTGTATTTTCAACCTCATCTATATTTAAAATTGTACGTACCAAAGGTTCTGAATTTTCAGTGGTCTTAACACTCAACGGATATAATAATGCCGACTTTGGCAATTCTTTGGCTTTTTCACCTAAATATGTTTTATAAAGATCCAAAGCAGGTTTACCATCAAGTTCATAAAGTATATTACCTTGAGATTTTGTTATGATTCTTTCAGGACCAAAGGTTGTCCACCCTCCATAATTTGCGCTTGAAATCTCTAAAGTATCACCATAAAAACCAATAGCAACTATCTCTCCTTCTTTTGGGCTTTCATTATAAGAAGCCAAAGTTTTTTCAAAACGGTCATCATCTCCACATAAGCCTCCAGAAAGACCACAACCATTATTGTTTAAATGCTCAATGCCTTCAATTAAAGCACTGCCGTTTACACTACTACCTTCAGAAATAACGAACAAATGCTTTAAATGCTCTTTAGGAAATTGGGCAGCCAATTTCGTTCCCATTTTCTTGTCATCATGTTGATAGTCCTTTACGTTACATCTTTTCACCAAGATTTTACTCTTTTCAAACTCTATGGCCGTTAAAACTACCGTACCCTCTAAAACCTTATCATCTATGATTTCGCCTGAGGTGGTACCAAAAACAATATGTCCTTCTGGGAAAAGAGCTCTAACCTCATTAAATATATGCT
Encoded proteins:
- a CDS encoding glycosyltransferase, which codes for MKLAIVTAYPPSKVTLTEYGYHLVKHFRLQKEVTEIILITDKTKGEKDLNFEEKGCKVTVKECWNFNDYTNVFKVNKVIASTKPDAVLFNLQFLKFGDKKIPAALGLMLPLLCKMKGIPTISLMHNIIEQVDLNNVGIISNKFFQKIYSGIGNLLTKLVLTSDVVAVTMGKYQTILENKYQSRNVALIPHGSFETPEEPDFSLPAGPKKILAFGKFGTYKKLEIMIDAIELIRRRTNQNLEIVIAGTDSPNTPGYLESVKKKYAHVDQLCFTGYVEEGNVPTIFEESAVVVFPYTSTTGSSGVLHQAGSYGKAVVLPELGDLSTLIKEEGYKGEFFNSNSVSSLADAIENILVHDSYREYLAKANYRAASAIPMSKVAKMYIEYFKVIQVAKSKGFTLDVPLVEKNIVF
- a CDS encoding tetratricopeptide repeat protein; translated protein: MIRKIIFLFLVTTSVLTAQSDMTKGFGLLEQGNFQEAELFFGEYLKEDPNNKTAKLCYGRAVGLSGEPKKATNLFSELLKEYPGDFEILINYNESFLWAKEYEQAKPLYADLVEKFPEKFGAVLGYANTLSNLKEYKSALSWVEKAIALQPENESAKISRKYMRLGYANSFVNNQQYKKGEQTLKKIFEDFPNDKDVLLNLANLYLIIKQGEKAKNMYARYATNQKDSITALNGIALAEHINENDKEALRISKTATVKVDQIDDVPLTESTYDRYVQALIWNRKFMTAKKKIDSLEVHYQNRNWIHALRATLGLYTGDAKSSVKSYDRILANDSASFDGNLGKANALFASDRIIPAYKMANQTLKFYKNQKDAKGFIEKLNLMHTPTVEEHAAYTFDNGNNTAFFTNTTVDVPFSTKFKTTLSYLYRTTENTVTVNKANSHVVVAGLHYKLFPKGLLKANVGINNSRFLDDSYTQPVIDIKLDLQPFKMQNLTLGYQREVQNFNAELIEREIIQNHYGMNYNLGTNVNFGWYTQLMHTQQSDENVRNLLFTSLYYNVLRKPALKMGLNYQYITFKDQVPTIYFSPEKYQAVEIFADVRGKISEKTTYAVSAATGIQKVEEDPNTNIFRAEASVKHQFSKRFSLSIYAKYSNIASATAAGFEFTEIGLKAKWLFLKKPLFHKKLNFD
- a CDS encoding sensor histidine kinase, with protein sequence MWKRVLKMFLGLYLPLLALTLYVFYAQKEKQIAGLSEYQKRDAKIKKEYFLEQCNTLLHDTKYWSNLAYPVNFDPMNKHTAFMDRYIELIKEITDYDQFRFIDLNGKEFFRAVRNGADSVTIGNLQNKENHLYVKEGLALQKNQLYLSHISLNRENGAIEKPHKPVIRAVAPIFDTTETKIGLVVINFKMKRVLDQLKNKIADTELYLLDESQRVISSSLHKEDLPYESGKVDDLLPKNLISIAVGTTRDSTIIEKEHIWRLQPIILNGTSNSFGSATNIASEIVTPTNWFMIVEIPPRLIAANTKPLYDSLITFNAISIVSLLTLCYVFQKKKSEKELFYKELESKNILLTRNKNKLEENNIKVIKMNNRLEIRNKQLSDFNYLISHNLRSPVTSMSVIVEMIQKEKNPEILNQLLPKLDQVAKSITNLTKDINEYVSILDNKEIKQSNIDLTELIEEVKHEFTETLLDDSDFNVLVKLDAWNHITFSKFYLQSIIQNLVSNAIKYKRDNVASHIEFESAIENKHNVLYVRDNGMGLNLEKHGENVFKLYKRFHRNISGKGMGLFLIKSQLEALHATITIDSKVGEGTTFKIKF
- a CDS encoding response regulator translates to MDTKPNILLIDDDELYLYLMEKTIQQLSKELIVSTFTDGEQAVEYIAECTNQKLELPEVIFLDINMPFLDGWGFLNEFKKLKPKILNDINIYMVSSSMRDSDIKRASHFEELTGYVVKPVNKLQLAEIFKKIYHENW
- a CDS encoding LytR/AlgR family response regulator transcription factor — protein: MNCIIIDDEAMARAIVRQLCSKIPDLDVIEEFDNAISAIKFLNQQTIDVIFLDIHMPGFSGVDFVQTLKDPPKIVLTTSDTDFAIAAYEYESIVDYLVKPITQERFEKCIDKISSLPAHKPMQTVAPGKEKEEGEDLYINIDRRLIKLKLNEILVIEAKGDYIDVKTEKEDYRVHTTLKKIKEKLPERLFLQIHRSYIINFTKIIDIEDNSVLIAKNVVPISRSNRPELMRRLNLL
- a CDS encoding sensor histidine kinase, producing the protein MHSLLKRQIRKYLPDELKAHPEMESFLEAIGKSYENFDDKFSMLHRASTISSDELFEANKKLQKEALQQKNILVSLEKAIASLRENLNDEQEFDFDIQNEFNAEHLASYISNLASKVSNMTLEKDKLVAHLENQNESLNNYAHMVSHDLRSPIRNISALMNWIMEDEKDNFSQTSKDNCSLVSENLIKMDKLVTGILNHATMGETKEHRVLFSLEESLRDIEKTIYVPENVTFKYANDLPKMEFERERLEQLFMNLFLNAITATEHLENGIIEVGYEPDDLFWKFSVSDNGKGIPTNHQEGIFQMFKKLETTNNATGIGLAIVKKITVLYEGSVWLESEENVGTTFFITLKKNT
- a CDS encoding FIST signal transduction protein; protein product: MKIVQAIKKGDEPFVFQNSNQLKEPLVLVFGNRYMLESEHIFNEVRALFPEGHIVFGTTSGEIIDDKVLEGTVVLTAIEFEKSKILVKRCNVKDYQHDDKKMGTKLAAQFPKEHLKHLFVISEGSSVNGSALIEGIEHLNNNGCGLSGGLCGDDDRFEKTLASYNESPKEGEIVAIGFYGDTLEISSANYGGWTTFGPERIITKSQGNILYELDGKPALDLYKTYLGEKAKELPKSALLYPLSVKTTENSEPLVRTILNIDEVENTMTLAGDIPEGARVQLMMSSVDDIANGAFHAAELAMENRKSSPELALLISCIGRKLVMDQRTEEEIEEVKAVIGDNTVISGFYSYGEMAPFSGQDSCKLHNQTMTLTLFSE